The Burkholderia lata genome contains a region encoding:
- a CDS encoding 1-deoxy-D-xylulose-5-phosphate reductoisomerase produces the protein MQKRLTLLGSTGSIGDSTLDVVARHPERFSVYALTAHRNGDKLVEQCLRFAPEVAVVGDAATAAHVDAKLRAAGSKTTVLHGPQALVDVSKSDGCDTVVAAIVGAAGMAPSLAAARAGKRILLANKEALVMSGAIFMDAVRDHGAILLPVDSEHNAIFQCMPRDAAEHGGISKIILTASGGPFRTREPATLVDVTPDEACKHPNWVMGRKISVDSATMMNKGLEVIEAHWIFGLPGDRIDVLIHPQSVIHSLVSYRDGSVLAQLGNPDMRTPIAYALAFPERVDAGVDQLDLAQIAQLSFEKPDYARFPCLALALKALEEGGIASAALNAANEVAVEAFLERRIGFMAIAATVDAVLNTLPNRTPDGLEDVLAADAEARRLAAEIIAKAPAPRVERTV, from the coding sequence ATGCAAAAACGTCTGACATTGCTCGGTTCCACGGGCTCGATCGGAGACAGCACGCTCGACGTGGTCGCGCGCCATCCCGAGCGCTTCTCGGTCTATGCGCTGACCGCACACCGCAACGGCGACAAGCTGGTCGAGCAATGCCTGCGCTTCGCGCCCGAAGTGGCGGTGGTCGGCGATGCCGCGACGGCCGCGCACGTCGACGCGAAACTGCGCGCGGCGGGTAGCAAGACGACCGTGCTGCACGGGCCGCAGGCGCTCGTCGACGTGTCGAAGAGCGATGGCTGCGACACGGTGGTCGCGGCGATCGTCGGTGCGGCCGGCATGGCGCCGAGCCTCGCGGCCGCGCGCGCCGGCAAGCGCATCCTGCTTGCGAACAAGGAAGCGCTGGTGATGTCGGGCGCGATCTTCATGGACGCCGTGCGCGACCATGGCGCGATCCTGCTGCCGGTCGACAGCGAGCACAACGCGATTTTCCAGTGCATGCCGCGCGACGCGGCCGAGCACGGCGGGATCTCGAAGATCATCCTGACCGCGTCGGGCGGCCCGTTCCGCACGCGCGAGCCGGCCACGCTCGTCGACGTGACGCCGGACGAGGCGTGCAAGCATCCGAACTGGGTGATGGGCCGCAAGATCTCGGTCGATTCGGCGACGATGATGAACAAGGGCCTCGAAGTGATCGAGGCGCACTGGATCTTCGGGCTGCCGGGCGACCGCATCGACGTGCTGATCCACCCGCAGAGCGTGATCCATTCGCTCGTGTCGTATCGCGACGGCTCGGTGCTCGCACAGCTCGGCAACCCCGACATGCGCACGCCGATCGCGTACGCGCTCGCGTTCCCCGAGCGTGTCGATGCGGGCGTCGACCAGCTCGACCTCGCGCAGATCGCCCAGCTGTCGTTCGAGAAGCCCGATTACGCGCGCTTCCCGTGCCTCGCGCTCGCGCTGAAGGCACTTGAGGAAGGCGGCATCGCGAGCGCCGCATTGAACGCGGCGAACGAAGTTGCGGTCGAAGCGTTTCTCGAGCGCCGCATCGGCTTCATGGCGATTGCGGCGACGGTCGACGCCGTGCTCAACACGTTGCCGAACCGTACGCCCGATGGGCTCGAGGACGTCCTGGCGGCGGATGCCGAGGCACGCCGCCTCGCCGCCGAGATCATTGCGAAAGCGCCTGCGCCACGCGTGGAGCGCACTGTCTGA
- the uppS gene encoding polyprenyl diphosphate synthase, which yields MTYTSSTVRVPDVGVVPRHIAIIMDGNGRWATERRLPRVAGHTRGVDAVRAVVEGCARAGVEYLTLFAFSSENWRRPNDEVSFLMRLFITALEREVGKLHANGIRLRVVGDLDRFEPRIRELIRRAETKTARNTRLTLTIAANYGGRWDILQATKKLIEQAVREGREVEVTEDAFAPHLAMAYAPEPDLFIRTGGEQRVSNFLLWQLAYAEFYFTDKYWPDFDGAALADAMASYTERERRFGRTSAQLEPQSQNADSLSC from the coding sequence ATGACCTATACCAGCTCTACCGTTCGCGTGCCTGACGTCGGCGTCGTGCCGCGTCACATCGCGATCATCATGGACGGCAACGGCCGTTGGGCGACCGAACGCCGCTTGCCGCGCGTCGCGGGGCACACCCGCGGCGTCGATGCCGTGCGGGCGGTGGTCGAAGGCTGCGCGCGTGCCGGCGTCGAATACCTGACGCTGTTCGCGTTCAGTTCGGAGAACTGGCGCCGTCCGAACGACGAAGTGTCGTTCCTGATGCGCCTCTTCATCACCGCGCTCGAGCGCGAGGTCGGCAAGCTTCACGCAAACGGGATCCGCCTGCGTGTCGTCGGCGATCTCGACCGTTTCGAGCCGCGCATCCGCGAACTGATCCGCCGCGCCGAAACCAAGACGGCGCGCAATACCCGTCTTACGCTCACCATCGCGGCCAACTACGGCGGCCGGTGGGACATCCTGCAGGCGACGAAGAAGCTCATCGAGCAGGCCGTGCGCGAGGGGCGCGAGGTCGAAGTGACAGAGGACGCGTTCGCGCCGCACCTGGCGATGGCCTATGCGCCGGAGCCCGATCTTTTCATCCGTACCGGTGGCGAGCAGCGCGTCAGCAACTTCCTGCTGTGGCAACTTGCGTACGCCGAATTCTATTTCACCGACAAATACTGGCCGGATTTCGACGGCGCGGCACTGGCCGACGCAATGGCGTCGTATACGGAGCGCGAGCGCCGCTTCGGCCGCACGAGCGCACAGCTCGAACCGCAATCGCAGAACGCCGACTCCCTTTCATGCTGA
- the tsf gene encoding translation elongation factor Ts — translation MAAITASMVAELRAKTDAPMMECKKALTEADGDLAKAEELLRVKLGNKASKAASRVTAEGVVASFVGGNAGSLVELNCETDFVAKNDDFLAFSKTVAELVATQNPADVAALSALPLEGSTVDAVRLALVGKIGENVSIRRFVRFETANKIATYLHGARIGVIVEYTGAEEQVGKDVAMHIAAMKPVALSSADVPAELIDTERRVAEQKAAESGKPAEIVAKMVDGSVQKYLKEVSLLNQTFVKNDKQTIEQMLKAANAAVQKFALFVVGEGIEKRQDDFAAEVAAQVAAAKQQ, via the coding sequence ATGGCGGCAATTACCGCAAGCATGGTGGCAGAACTGCGCGCAAAGACCGACGCACCGATGATGGAGTGCAAGAAGGCGCTGACGGAAGCCGACGGCGATCTGGCCAAGGCTGAAGAGCTGCTGCGCGTCAAGCTCGGCAACAAGGCGAGCAAGGCGGCATCGCGCGTGACGGCAGAAGGCGTCGTCGCATCGTTCGTCGGCGGCAACGCAGGTTCGCTCGTCGAACTGAACTGCGAAACCGACTTCGTCGCGAAGAACGACGATTTCCTCGCATTCTCGAAGACGGTTGCAGAACTCGTCGCGACGCAAAACCCGGCTGACGTGGCTGCGCTGTCGGCACTGCCGCTCGAAGGCTCGACGGTCGACGCAGTGCGCCTGGCACTCGTCGGCAAGATCGGCGAAAACGTCTCGATCCGCCGTTTCGTCCGTTTCGAAACCGCAAACAAGATCGCAACGTACCTGCACGGCGCGCGTATCGGCGTGATCGTCGAGTACACGGGCGCGGAAGAGCAGGTCGGCAAGGACGTCGCGATGCACATCGCGGCAATGAAGCCGGTCGCGCTGTCGTCGGCTGACGTGCCGGCAGAACTGATCGACACGGAACGCCGCGTGGCCGAGCAGAAGGCTGCGGAATCGGGCAAGCCGGCTGAAATCGTCGCGAAGATGGTCGACGGTAGCGTCCAGAAGTACCTGAAGGAAGTGTCGCTGCTGAACCAGACGTTCGTGAAGAACGACAAGCAGACGATCGAGCAGATGCTGAAGGCAGCGAATGCCGCAGTGCAGAAGTTCGCACTGTTCGTCGTCGGCGAAGGCATCGAGAAGCGCCAGGACGACTTCGCCGCCGAAGTGGCCGCGCAAGTCGCAGCAGCAAAGCAGCAGTAA
- a CDS encoding [protein-PII] uridylyltransferase, producing the protein MSAHAAPSPEALSRRAEFKAAKTEMLERFRRAANVASLMHALSKLTDEALKRVWDDCGLPATLALVAVGGYGRGELAPYSDVDILVLLPDAHDPALDARIERFIGMAWDLGLEIGSSVRTVAQCIEEASQDVTVQTSLLEARRIVGSTALFERFTVHYHEALDARAFFTAKVLEMRQRHAKFQDTPYSLEPNVKESPGGLRDLQTILWIARAAGFGSSWRELDTRGLITDREARELRRNEGFLKTLRARLHVIAGRRQDMLVFDLQTQAAESFGYEPTQAKRASEQLMRRYYWAAKAVTQLATILIQNIEAQLFPATSGITRVLSPDRFVEKQGMLEIVDDGVFERHPDAILEAFLLYETTRGVKGLSARTLRALYNSREIMNNTWRRDPQNRDTFMRILQQPEGITHAFRLMNQTSVLGRYLLNFRRIVGQMQHDLYHVYTVDQHILMVLRNIRRFAVAEHAHEYPFCSQLIGNFERPWVLYVAALFHDIAKGRGGDHSTLGMADARRFCREHGIASDDAALIVWLVQHHLTMSQVAQKQDTSDPEVIKRFAEVVGNERYLTALYLLTVADIRGTSPKVWNTWKGKLLEDLYRITLAVLGGANPDAHSELKSRQEQALALLRLETVPDDAHRTLWDQLDVGFFLRHDAADIAWQTRVLYRHVNAETAIVRARPSPIGDALQVLVYVKDRPDLFAGICAYFDRNGLSVLDARVSTTRHGYALDNFIVTQTERDVRYRDIANLVEQQLASRLTETAPLPEPSKGRLSRLSRTFPITPRVDLRADERGQYYILSVSANDRPGLLYSIARVLAEHRIGVHAARINTLGERVEDIFLLAGAGLSDNRLQIQLETELLRAIAV; encoded by the coding sequence ATGAGCGCTCACGCTGCCCCCTCGCCCGAAGCGCTGTCGCGGCGCGCCGAATTCAAGGCCGCCAAGACGGAGATGCTCGAGCGCTTTCGCCGCGCGGCGAACGTCGCGTCGCTGATGCACGCGCTGTCGAAACTCACCGACGAAGCGCTGAAGCGCGTGTGGGACGACTGCGGGCTGCCCGCGACGCTCGCGCTCGTCGCCGTCGGCGGCTATGGGCGCGGCGAGCTCGCGCCCTATTCCGACGTCGACATCCTCGTGCTGCTGCCCGATGCGCACGACCCGGCGCTCGACGCGCGCATCGAGCGCTTCATCGGCATGGCATGGGATCTCGGCCTCGAGATCGGCAGCAGCGTGCGCACGGTCGCGCAATGCATCGAGGAAGCATCGCAGGACGTCACGGTGCAGACCTCGCTGCTGGAAGCGCGCCGCATCGTCGGCAGCACCGCGCTGTTCGAGCGCTTCACGGTGCACTACCACGAGGCGCTCGACGCCCGCGCGTTCTTCACCGCGAAGGTGCTCGAGATGCGCCAGCGCCACGCGAAATTCCAGGACACGCCGTACAGCCTCGAACCGAACGTGAAGGAAAGCCCGGGCGGGCTGCGCGACCTGCAGACGATCCTCTGGATCGCGCGCGCGGCCGGTTTCGGCAGCAGCTGGCGCGAACTCGACACGCGCGGGCTCATCACCGACCGCGAGGCGCGCGAGCTGCGCCGCAACGAAGGTTTCCTGAAGACGCTGCGCGCGCGGCTGCACGTGATCGCCGGCCGCCGCCAGGACATGCTCGTGTTCGACCTGCAGACGCAAGCGGCCGAGAGCTTCGGTTACGAGCCGACGCAGGCCAAGCGCGCGAGCGAGCAGTTGATGCGCCGCTATTACTGGGCCGCGAAAGCCGTCACGCAGCTCGCGACGATCCTGATCCAGAACATCGAGGCGCAGCTGTTCCCCGCGACGAGCGGCATCACGCGCGTGCTGTCGCCCGACCGCTTCGTCGAGAAGCAGGGCATGCTCGAGATCGTCGACGACGGCGTGTTCGAACGCCACCCCGACGCGATCCTCGAAGCGTTCCTGTTGTACGAGACGACCCGCGGCGTGAAGGGCCTGTCCGCCCGCACGTTGCGCGCGCTGTACAACTCGCGCGAGATCATGAACAACACGTGGCGCCGCGATCCGCAGAACCGCGACACGTTCATGCGGATCCTTCAGCAACCCGAAGGAATCACGCACGCGTTCCGGCTGATGAACCAGACGAGCGTGCTCGGCCGCTACCTGCTGAATTTCCGCCGCATCGTCGGCCAGATGCAGCACGACCTGTACCACGTGTACACGGTCGACCAGCACATCCTGATGGTGTTGCGCAACATCCGCCGCTTCGCGGTGGCCGAGCATGCGCACGAATATCCGTTCTGCAGCCAGTTGATCGGCAACTTCGAGCGCCCTTGGGTGCTGTATGTCGCGGCACTGTTCCACGACATCGCGAAGGGCCGCGGCGGCGATCACTCGACGCTCGGGATGGCCGACGCACGGCGCTTCTGCCGCGAGCACGGTATCGCCAGCGACGACGCGGCGCTGATCGTGTGGCTCGTCCAGCATCACCTGACGATGAGCCAGGTCGCGCAGAAGCAGGACACGAGCGACCCCGAAGTCATCAAGCGCTTTGCCGAAGTCGTCGGCAACGAACGGTACCTCACCGCGCTGTACCTGCTGACCGTCGCCGATATCCGCGGCACGAGCCCGAAGGTGTGGAACACGTGGAAGGGCAAGCTGCTCGAGGACCTGTACCGCATCACGCTCGCGGTGCTCGGCGGGGCCAACCCCGACGCGCATTCGGAGCTGAAGTCGCGGCAGGAGCAGGCGCTCGCGCTGCTGCGCCTCGAGACCGTGCCCGACGACGCGCATCGCACGCTGTGGGATCAGCTCGACGTCGGCTTTTTCCTGCGTCACGACGCGGCCGACATCGCGTGGCAGACACGCGTGCTGTACCGGCATGTGAATGCCGAAACCGCGATCGTCCGCGCGCGGCCGTCGCCGATCGGCGATGCGCTGCAGGTGCTCGTGTACGTGAAGGACCGCCCCGACCTGTTCGCAGGCATCTGTGCGTATTTCGACCGCAACGGGCTGTCGGTGCTCGACGCGCGCGTCAGCACGACGCGGCACGGCTATGCACTCGACAACTTCATCGTCACGCAGACCGAGCGTGACGTGCGGTATCGCGACATCGCGAATCTCGTCGAGCAGCAACTCGCGTCGAGGCTCACCGAAACCGCGCCGCTGCCGGAGCCGTCCAAGGGCCGCCTGTCGAGGCTGTCCCGGACGTTTCCGATCACGCCGCGCGTCGACCTGCGGGCCGACGAGCGCGGCCAGTACTACATCCTGTCCGTGTCGGCCAACGACCGGCCGGGCCTTCTCTATTCGATCGCGCGCGTACTCGCCGAGCATCGGATCGGCGTCCACGCGGCGCGGATCAATACGCTCGGCGAACGCGTCGAGGACATCTTCCTGCTTGCGGGTGCCGGCCTGTCCGACAACCGCCTGCAGATCCAGCTCGAAACCGAATTGCTGCGTGCGATCGCAGTCTGA
- a CDS encoding phosphatidate cytidylyltransferase yields MLKTRVITAIVMLAVLLPVTLFAPLTAFGALIGVVLVFAAWEWARLLKLGGAGPVIYAVVAALALAATAPLGVDAASSRPLFMAAGVFWLLVGPFTLRRKPALAGGVWRPFLLAAGLVVFAACWHALVAARAQGVPFVLSLLLVVWLADIGAYFAGKAFGKRKLAITISPGKSWEGAIGGWLAVMVVAGVAMAAHAFEPTLFSAFAVRYGMPGAWAALTLLVAYSVIGDLFESLLKRQAGVKDSSGLLPGHGGVLDRVDALLPVLPLAMLLLG; encoded by the coding sequence ATGCTGAAAACCCGTGTGATCACGGCGATCGTGATGCTGGCGGTCCTGCTGCCGGTGACGCTGTTCGCGCCGCTCACCGCGTTCGGCGCGCTGATTGGCGTCGTGCTGGTGTTTGCCGCGTGGGAATGGGCGCGCCTGCTCAAGCTCGGCGGCGCCGGCCCGGTCATCTATGCAGTCGTCGCGGCGCTGGCGCTCGCGGCAACGGCGCCGCTCGGCGTCGATGCGGCCTCGTCCCGTCCCCTTTTCATGGCAGCCGGCGTGTTCTGGCTGCTGGTCGGCCCGTTCACGCTGCGGCGCAAGCCGGCGCTTGCGGGCGGCGTATGGCGGCCGTTCCTGCTCGCGGCCGGCCTCGTGGTCTTTGCGGCCTGCTGGCATGCGCTCGTCGCGGCGCGTGCGCAGGGCGTGCCGTTCGTGCTGTCGCTGCTTCTGGTCGTCTGGCTCGCCGATATCGGTGCATACTTCGCGGGCAAGGCTTTTGGAAAGCGTAAACTGGCCATCACGATCAGCCCCGGCAAGAGCTGGGAAGGCGCGATCGGTGGCTGGCTCGCCGTGATGGTCGTCGCCGGTGTCGCGATGGCCGCGCATGCGTTCGAGCCGACCCTGTTTTCCGCGTTCGCCGTGCGCTACGGGATGCCCGGCGCATGGGCCGCACTGACGCTGCTGGTCGCGTATAGCGTGATCGGCGACCTGTTCGAGTCGCTGCTGAAGCGGCAGGCGGGCGTGAAGGATTCGAGCGGACTGCTGCCTGGCCATGGCGGCGTGCTCGACCGTGTCGACGCGCTGCTGCCGGTGCTGCCGCTCGCGATGCTGCTGCTTGGTTAA
- the rpsB gene encoding 30S ribosomal protein S2 encodes MAVTMRQMLEAGVHFGHQTRFWNPKMAPFIFGHRNKIHIINLEKTLPMFTDAQKYVRQLAANRGTILFVGTKRQSRDTIAQEAQRAGMPYVNARWLGGMMTNFKTLKVSIKRLKDMEAAVESGETEKMSKKEALLFEREIAKLQKSIGGVKDMGGIPDAIFVVDVGYHKIAVTEANKLGVPVIAVVDTNHSPEGVDYVIPGNDDSSKAVALYAEGVADAILEGRANAVNEVVQAARGDDEYVEENA; translated from the coding sequence ATGGCAGTTACGATGCGCCAAATGCTGGAAGCGGGTGTCCACTTCGGTCACCAGACGCGCTTCTGGAACCCGAAGATGGCTCCGTTCATTTTCGGTCACCGCAACAAGATTCACATCATCAACCTCGAAAAGACGCTGCCGATGTTCACGGACGCACAGAAGTACGTGCGCCAGCTGGCAGCAAACCGCGGCACGATCCTGTTCGTCGGCACGAAGCGTCAATCGCGTGACACGATCGCCCAGGAAGCGCAGCGCGCAGGCATGCCGTACGTCAACGCACGCTGGCTCGGCGGCATGATGACCAACTTCAAGACGCTGAAGGTTTCGATCAAGCGCCTGAAGGACATGGAAGCGGCCGTCGAATCGGGTGAAACCGAGAAGATGAGCAAGAAGGAAGCGCTGCTGTTCGAACGCGAAATCGCCAAGCTGCAGAAGTCGATCGGTGGCGTGAAGGACATGGGCGGCATTCCGGACGCAATCTTCGTCGTCGACGTCGGCTACCACAAGATCGCCGTGACCGAAGCGAACAAGCTGGGCGTGCCGGTCATCGCCGTGGTCGATACGAACCACTCGCCGGAAGGTGTGGATTACGTGATCCCGGGTAACGACGACTCGAGCAAGGCAGTCGCGCTGTACGCTGAAGGCGTGGCCGACGCAATCCTCGAAGGCCGTGCGAACGCGGTCAACGAAGTGGTCCAGGCCGCACGCGGCGACGACGAGTACGTCGAGGAAAACGCGTAA
- the pyrH gene encoding UMP kinase, translating into MSNAYKRVLLKLSGEALMGDDAFGINRATIERMVADIAEVVRLGTQLAVVIGGGNIFRGVAGGAAGMDRATADYMGMLATMMNALALQDAMRHAGIEARVQSALRMDQVVEPYIRPRAIRQLEEGRVVIFAAGTGNPFFTTDTAAALRGSEVGAEVVLKATKVDGVYSADPKKDPSATRYTTITFDEAISRNLQVMDATAFALCRDQKLPIRVFSINKPGALKRIVLGEDEGTLVHV; encoded by the coding sequence ATGTCCAATGCCTATAAACGCGTCCTTCTCAAACTCTCCGGCGAAGCGCTGATGGGCGACGATGCCTTCGGCATCAATCGCGCGACGATCGAACGGATGGTGGCCGATATCGCCGAAGTCGTGCGTCTCGGTACGCAGCTCGCGGTCGTGATCGGTGGCGGTAATATTTTCCGCGGTGTCGCAGGTGGCGCGGCCGGCATGGATCGCGCAACTGCAGACTACATGGGGATGCTCGCGACGATGATGAACGCGCTGGCGCTGCAGGACGCGATGCGCCACGCCGGCATCGAGGCGCGTGTGCAGTCCGCGCTGCGGATGGACCAGGTCGTCGAGCCGTACATCCGGCCCCGCGCGATCCGTCAGCTCGAGGAAGGCCGCGTCGTGATCTTCGCGGCCGGTACGGGCAACCCGTTCTTCACGACGGACACGGCCGCCGCGCTGCGCGGTTCGGAAGTGGGCGCCGAGGTCGTATTGAAGGCGACCAAGGTCGATGGCGTATATTCTGCCGATCCGAAGAAGGATCCGTCGGCCACGCGCTACACGACGATCACGTTCGACGAGGCGATCAGCCGCAACCTGCAGGTGATGGACGCGACGGCCTTTGCGCTGTGCCGCGACCAGAAGCTGCCGATTCGCGTGTTTTCGATCAACAAGCCGGGCGCGCTCAAGCGCATCGTGCTGGGCGAGGACGAAGGTACGCTCGTCCACGTGTAA
- the frr gene encoding ribosome recycling factor — MSVADTKKGVEQKMQRSIDAFKSDLAKIRTGRAHTGMLDHVQVDYYGSMVPISQVANMTLVDARTIGVQPWEKPMVAKVEKAIREADLGLNPATSGDQIRVPMPALTEERRRELTKVVKSEGETAKVAIRNLRRDANEALKKLVKDKEISEDDERRASDDVQKLTDKHVAEIDKLVQSKEAEIMTV; from the coding sequence ATGAGTGTCGCTGATACCAAGAAGGGCGTCGAGCAGAAGATGCAGCGCTCGATCGATGCATTCAAGAGCGATCTGGCGAAGATCCGTACGGGCCGTGCGCACACCGGCATGCTCGATCACGTGCAGGTTGACTACTACGGGTCGATGGTGCCGATTTCGCAGGTTGCCAACATGACGCTCGTCGACGCGCGCACGATCGGTGTGCAGCCGTGGGAAAAGCCGATGGTTGCGAAGGTCGAGAAGGCCATTCGCGAAGCCGATCTCGGCCTGAACCCGGCAACGTCCGGCGACCAGATCCGCGTGCCGATGCCCGCGCTGACGGAAGAGCGCCGCCGCGAGCTGACCAAGGTCGTCAAGAGCGAAGGCGAAACGGCCAAGGTCGCGATCCGCAACCTGCGTCGCGACGCGAACGAAGCGCTCAAGAAGCTCGTGAAGGACAAGGAAATCTCGGAAGACGACGAGCGCCGCGCGAGCGACGACGTGCAGAAGCTGACCGACAAGCACGTTGCCGAAATCGACAAGCTCGTGCAGAGCAAGGAAGCCGAGATCATGACGGTCTGA
- the map gene encoding type I methionyl aminopeptidase, with amino-acid sequence MAITLKNEHDIAEMRVACRLASEVLDFITPHVVAGVTTAELDRLCHEFMLNEQGTIPAPLNYQPPGYPPYPKATCISVNDVICHGIPGEKVIKNGDALNIDVTVIKNGYFGDTSRMFIVGEGSILAKRLVQTTYECMWLGIDQVKPGAHLGDIGYAIQKHAEAQGYSVVREYCGHGIGTVFHEDPQVVHYGRPGTGIELKAGMIFTIEPMINAGKRDIRTMPDQWTVKTRDRSLSAQWEHTVLVTETGYDVLTVSAGTPARPVFAQPAAAV; translated from the coding sequence ATGGCTATTACGCTCAAAAACGAACACGATATCGCCGAGATGCGCGTCGCCTGCCGTCTCGCGAGCGAAGTGCTCGACTTCATCACGCCGCACGTCGTCGCGGGCGTCACGACCGCCGAACTCGACCGCCTCTGCCACGAGTTCATGCTCAACGAGCAGGGCACGATCCCCGCGCCGCTGAACTACCAGCCGCCCGGCTACCCGCCGTACCCGAAGGCCACCTGCATTTCGGTCAACGACGTGATCTGCCACGGCATTCCCGGCGAGAAGGTGATCAAGAACGGCGATGCGCTGAACATCGACGTCACCGTGATCAAGAACGGTTACTTCGGCGACACGAGCCGCATGTTCATCGTCGGCGAAGGTTCGATCCTCGCGAAGCGCCTCGTGCAGACCACCTACGAATGCATGTGGCTCGGCATCGACCAGGTCAAGCCCGGCGCGCACCTCGGCGACATCGGCTACGCGATCCAGAAGCACGCGGAAGCGCAGGGCTACAGCGTCGTGCGCGAATACTGCGGCCACGGTATCGGCACGGTGTTCCACGAAGATCCGCAGGTCGTCCACTACGGCCGCCCGGGCACCGGCATCGAACTGAAGGCCGGGATGATCTTCACGATCGAGCCGATGATCAACGCCGGCAAGCGCGACATCCGCACGATGCCCGACCAGTGGACGGTCAAGACGCGCGACCGCAGCCTGTCGGCGCAGTGGGAGCACACGGTGCTCGTCACCGAAACCGGCTACGACGTGCTGACCGTGTCCGCCGGCACGCCGGCGCGCCCCGTGTTCGCGCAACCGGCAGCCGCCGTCTGA